One Tomitella gaofuii DNA segment encodes these proteins:
- a CDS encoding LysR family transcriptional regulator — MLNVERLRALCSVADLGSLAAAADALHVSASGVSQQLGRLEKELGVAVVERQGRGVRLTDAGALLARRGHRILSLLERAESEVASMHGDVVGALRLGAFVSASRTVLPRAVASLQAHHPHLEVTLAEGEAEWLIPHVLRRQLDLAVVDSWSTLPLEIPQDVSIHFLHRDVADLALPADHPLAERTVVRLADLSGVPWAAWSEGTGFHDWLVQSLRGQGVEPRIDFRVAEFATHLEFVARGLAAALIPRLAHLPTPEGVRVVHTEPELYREVFALSRRDNDRPTVRAGIAALQDAFVET; from the coding sequence ATGCTGAACGTGGAACGGTTGCGGGCGTTGTGCAGCGTGGCAGACCTGGGATCGCTGGCGGCGGCGGCCGATGCGCTGCACGTCTCGGCGTCGGGGGTCTCCCAGCAGCTCGGGCGGCTGGAGAAGGAACTGGGCGTGGCGGTGGTCGAGCGGCAGGGGCGCGGGGTGCGGCTCACCGACGCCGGCGCACTGCTGGCACGCCGAGGGCACCGGATCCTGTCGCTGCTGGAGCGGGCGGAATCCGAGGTGGCCTCGATGCACGGCGACGTGGTGGGCGCGCTGCGGTTGGGGGCGTTCGTCTCCGCCAGCCGCACCGTGCTCCCGCGAGCCGTCGCGTCGCTCCAGGCGCACCACCCGCACCTGGAGGTCACGCTCGCGGAGGGGGAGGCGGAGTGGCTGATACCGCACGTGCTGCGCAGGCAGCTGGACCTCGCCGTGGTGGACAGCTGGTCCACGCTTCCGCTGGAGATCCCGCAGGACGTCTCCATCCACTTCCTGCACCGCGATGTGGCGGACCTGGCGCTGCCCGCCGACCATCCACTGGCGGAGCGGACGGTGGTGCGCCTGGCCGACCTTTCCGGGGTGCCATGGGCCGCCTGGAGTGAGGGGACGGGATTCCACGATTGGCTGGTGCAATCGTTGCGCGGCCAGGGCGTCGAGCCGCGGATCGACTTCCGGGTGGCCGAGTTCGCGACGCACCTGGAGTTCGTGGCGCGCGGGCTGGCGGCGGCGCTCATCCCCCGCCTGGCACACCTGCCGACCCCCGAGGGCGTCCGCGTGGTGCATACGGAGCCGGAGCTCTACCGCGAGGTGTTCGCGCTGTCGCGACGCGACAACGACCGGCCGACCGTGCGGGCAGGGATCGCCGCACTGCAGGACGCCTTCGTCGAGACGTGA
- a CDS encoding L,D-transpeptidase, producing the protein MLEQVGVPVAHGPDGATVGQTGPAPLEPANFATPQITPSEGAVVGVAQPIIINFPAPVGDRAAAERAMRVTTDNGVTGAFHWFGDSQVRWRPENLWPAHTQVTVEAGDAVRHFTIGDALIATADDATKTITVTRDGQVVRTMPTSMGKPGHETPNGIYTVGESFRTMIMDSSTYGVPIDSPEGYRLEVEYATRMSNSGIFLHAAPWSVGAQGNTNVSHGCLNVSTADAKWFFENAKPGDPVIVVNTQGGQLNGHDGLTDFSMPWGTWAG; encoded by the coding sequence GTGCTCGAGCAGGTCGGCGTGCCCGTCGCGCACGGGCCCGACGGCGCCACCGTCGGCCAGACCGGCCCGGCGCCGCTGGAACCGGCCAACTTCGCCACACCGCAGATCACGCCGTCGGAGGGCGCCGTGGTGGGCGTCGCGCAGCCGATCATCATCAACTTCCCCGCGCCGGTGGGCGACCGCGCCGCAGCGGAGCGGGCGATGCGCGTGACCACCGACAACGGCGTGACCGGCGCGTTCCACTGGTTCGGCGACTCGCAGGTGCGCTGGCGTCCCGAGAACCTGTGGCCCGCGCACACACAGGTCACCGTGGAGGCGGGCGACGCGGTCCGGCACTTCACCATCGGCGACGCCCTCATCGCCACCGCCGACGACGCGACGAAGACGATCACCGTCACCCGCGACGGCCAGGTGGTGCGCACCATGCCCACGTCCATGGGCAAGCCCGGCCACGAGACCCCCAACGGCATCTACACCGTGGGTGAGAGCTTCCGGACGATGATCATGGACTCGTCCACCTACGGTGTGCCGATCGACTCGCCGGAGGGTTACCGGCTCGAGGTCGAGTACGCCACGCGGATGTCCAACAGCGGCATCTTCCTGCACGCGGCACCGTGGTCGGTAGGCGCCCAGGGCAACACGAACGTGAGCCACGGCTGCCTCAATGTGAGCACCGCCGACGCCAAGTGGTTCTTCGAGAACGCCAAGCCCGGCGACCCGGTGATCGTCGTCAACACGCAGGGCGGCCAGCTGAACGGGCACGACGGCTTGACCGACTTCTCGATGCCGTGGGGGACCTGGGCGGGCTGA
- a CDS encoding alpha/beta hydrolase: MTRSNVLRLIEPGRGSARRSDPAVRTPSSAGGAAPAAGVATTVRRQHMRGVSLQSQLVSRALSVTARPTFSLWSYTSRLAWPVGMLDAAATALPAVDGTQHQPVRLQNCDAEWIQGPGATTDHVVLYLHGGAFLCCGLRTHRRMVSRISAVSRSSVLAVDYRMLPHHTISDAIADGVDAYKWLLANGYSAEDIVVAGDSAGGYLAFEVPLAIAEAGLPGPAGIVAMSPLTEMDPTRKLAHRNSRHCAMFPRRAVPALSRLSDRLDEQAMTNRGQLPRVCPVDADLTQLPPTLIQVGSHEMLYPDSALMAERLAAAGVPCELQVWDHQPHVFQVFADVIPEGHDAIAEIGRFLRSSWGPLLTAVE; the protein is encoded by the coding sequence ATGACTCGCAGTAACGTTCTGCGGCTCATCGAGCCCGGCCGGGGTTCTGCGCGCCGCTCGGATCCCGCCGTGCGCACGCCGTCGTCGGCCGGCGGTGCCGCCCCCGCCGCGGGTGTCGCCACCACCGTCCGCCGCCAGCACATGCGCGGAGTCAGCCTCCAGTCGCAACTCGTCTCGCGCGCGCTCAGCGTCACGGCCCGCCCCACGTTCTCGCTCTGGTCCTACACGAGCCGCCTGGCCTGGCCGGTGGGGATGCTCGACGCCGCCGCCACCGCCCTGCCCGCCGTCGACGGCACGCAACACCAGCCCGTGCGGCTGCAGAACTGCGACGCCGAGTGGATCCAGGGCCCCGGCGCCACCACCGACCACGTGGTCCTCTACCTGCACGGCGGCGCCTTCCTGTGCTGCGGGCTGCGCACCCATCGGCGCATGGTGTCGCGCATCTCCGCGGTCAGCCGGTCGTCGGTGCTGGCCGTCGACTACCGCATGCTGCCGCACCACACCATCAGCGATGCGATCGCCGACGGCGTCGACGCCTACAAATGGTTGCTGGCCAACGGCTACAGCGCCGAGGACATCGTCGTGGCCGGAGACTCCGCCGGCGGATATCTGGCCTTCGAAGTGCCGCTCGCCATCGCCGAGGCCGGCCTGCCGGGGCCCGCCGGCATCGTCGCGATGTCGCCGCTGACGGAGATGGACCCCACACGCAAGCTGGCCCACCGGAACTCGCGGCACTGTGCGATGTTCCCGCGGCGCGCCGTCCCCGCCCTGTCCAGGCTGTCCGACCGGCTGGACGAACAGGCGATGACCAACCGGGGCCAGCTCCCGCGCGTGTGCCCCGTGGACGCGGACCTCACGCAGCTGCCGCCCACGCTCATCCAGGTGGGTTCGCACGAGATGCTCTACCCGGATTCGGCGCTCATGGCCGAGCGTCTCGCCGCTGCGGGGGTGCCGTGCGAGCTGCAGGTGTGGGACCACCAGCCGCACGTGTTCCAGGTGTTCGCGGACGTCATCCCCGAGGGGCACGACGCGATCGCCGAGATCGGCCGCTTCCTCCGCTCGTCCTGGGGCCCGCTGCTCACCGCCGTCGAGTAG
- a CDS encoding M13 family metallopeptidase — MSDSQRPADRPSGIDLSFRNPDVRPQDDLFAHVNGTWLDEHTIPADRAVDGAFRTLYDQAEKDVRVIIEEAVAAARAGAEDSDQRKIGDIYRSFMDSDAVARAGTAPLAQEAAGIRSAATPTELAVAVARLQAGGVRGVVGLFVDTDAKDSSRYLLHLNQSGLGLPDESYYRGDEHAETRAAYTAHVGRMLELTGLAAGTDAAAAAARIVDLETAIAAAHWDRVRNRDADLTYNASSVAELAAQHPGFPWQQWLAATVEAAGADAAAHPEQLIVRQPSFLAGLAELWSQRPLEQWREWALWQLAHARAPYLTDEVVDENFDFYGRTLTGAEELRDRWKRAVSLVEELMGEAVGRLYVERHFPPRAKERMQVLVEDLLEAYRRNIAELEWMTPATRGKALAKLEKFTPKIGYPARWRDYSAVTVTADDLLGNVRSGNLAESRRELDKLGGPVDRDEWFMTPQTVNAYYNPGMNEIVFPAAILQPPFFDPDADDAANYGGIGAVIGHEIGHGFDDQGAKYDGDGNLVDWWTDDDRAEFGVRTRALIEQYGKLSPRGLPEHKVNGELTIGENIGDLGGLSIALAAYRIALERTGGAAPEIDGLTGVQRVFFGWAQVWRTKVRDSEAIRRLTIDPHSPPDLRCNGVIRNIDAFYEAFGVSEDDALYLPPDERVGIW; from the coding sequence ATGAGCGATTCGCAGCGCCCCGCAGACCGCCCGTCGGGCATCGACCTGTCGTTCCGGAACCCGGACGTGCGCCCCCAGGACGACTTGTTCGCCCACGTCAACGGCACGTGGCTGGACGAGCACACGATCCCGGCAGACCGCGCCGTGGACGGGGCGTTCCGCACCCTCTACGACCAGGCCGAGAAGGACGTGCGCGTCATCATCGAGGAGGCCGTGGCGGCGGCGCGCGCCGGCGCCGAGGACTCGGACCAGCGCAAGATCGGCGACATCTACCGCAGCTTCATGGATTCCGACGCCGTCGCGCGCGCCGGAACGGCCCCGCTGGCGCAGGAGGCCGCCGGGATCCGCTCCGCGGCCACCCCCACCGAGTTGGCCGTGGCCGTCGCGCGCCTGCAGGCCGGCGGCGTGCGCGGCGTCGTCGGCCTCTTCGTCGACACCGACGCCAAGGATTCGAGCCGGTACCTGCTGCACCTCAACCAGTCGGGGCTCGGCCTGCCGGACGAGTCGTACTACCGGGGCGACGAGCATGCCGAGACCCGTGCCGCGTACACCGCGCACGTCGGCCGGATGCTGGAGTTGACGGGTCTCGCCGCCGGCACCGACGCGGCGGCCGCCGCCGCGCGCATCGTCGACCTCGAAACGGCGATCGCGGCCGCACATTGGGACCGCGTGCGCAACCGGGATGCCGACCTCACCTACAACGCGTCCTCCGTCGCCGAGCTGGCCGCGCAGCACCCGGGCTTCCCCTGGCAGCAGTGGCTGGCCGCGACCGTCGAGGCCGCCGGGGCGGACGCCGCGGCGCATCCCGAGCAGCTCATCGTCCGGCAGCCGAGCTTCCTCGCAGGGCTGGCCGAGCTGTGGTCGCAGCGCCCGCTGGAACAGTGGCGCGAGTGGGCGCTCTGGCAGCTGGCCCACGCGCGGGCGCCATATCTGACCGACGAGGTCGTCGACGAGAACTTCGACTTCTACGGCCGCACCCTCACCGGCGCCGAGGAACTGCGCGACCGGTGGAAGCGCGCGGTATCCCTGGTCGAGGAGCTGATGGGCGAGGCCGTGGGGCGGCTGTACGTGGAGCGCCACTTCCCCCCGCGGGCCAAGGAGCGCATGCAGGTTCTCGTCGAGGACCTGCTGGAGGCCTACCGCCGCAACATCGCCGAGCTGGAGTGGATGACACCGGCTACACGCGGTAAGGCGCTGGCCAAGCTGGAGAAGTTCACGCCCAAGATCGGGTATCCGGCCCGGTGGCGCGACTACTCCGCGGTGACGGTGACGGCCGACGACCTGCTCGGCAACGTGCGCAGCGGCAACCTGGCCGAGTCGCGCCGCGAGCTGGACAAGCTGGGCGGGCCGGTGGACCGGGACGAGTGGTTCATGACGCCGCAGACGGTCAACGCCTACTACAACCCGGGCATGAATGAGATCGTCTTCCCCGCAGCCATCCTCCAGCCGCCGTTCTTCGACCCGGACGCCGACGACGCCGCCAACTACGGTGGCATCGGCGCGGTGATCGGGCACGAGATCGGCCACGGCTTCGACGACCAGGGCGCGAAGTACGACGGCGACGGCAACCTGGTCGACTGGTGGACCGACGACGACCGCGCCGAGTTCGGCGTGCGCACCCGGGCGCTGATCGAGCAGTACGGCAAACTGTCGCCGCGCGGCCTGCCCGAGCACAAAGTCAACGGCGAGCTGACGATCGGCGAGAACATCGGCGACCTCGGCGGGCTGTCCATCGCGCTGGCCGCCTACCGGATCGCCCTCGAGCGCACGGGCGGCGCGGCCCCGGAGATCGACGGGCTCACCGGAGTGCAGCGCGTGTTCTTCGGCTGGGCGCAGGTGTGGCGCACCAAGGTCCGCGATTCCGAGGCGATCCGCCGCCTGACCATCGACCCGCACTCGCCGCCGGACCTGCGCTGCAACGGCGTGATCCGCAACATCGACGCGTTCTACGAGGCGTTCGGGGTGTCCGAGGACGACGCGCTGTACCTGCCGCCGGACGAGCGGGTCGGCATCTGGTGA
- a CDS encoding DMT family transporter — translation MAFRSPSRTLAPHTPATPTSATGAPTVRPGLDPRLIAAAGAASISLTAVFTKLVDASTATVVFYRCLLAVLPLAFLAYAEIRRNGTPSRRTVALHALGGVFLGLDFALWTQSIAMIGAGIATILNNVQVLVVPLLAWAFFRDKIPMRFVISVPVMFLGIALAGGVLGGESAAGSDPLAGTALGLLSGVAFAGYIIIIGRTGKASGGGANSQVLVATITAGMVGTAFGTAWGGIDFTPGWGAIGWLAALALVGQVLGWVLLGASLPKLPSQVGASMLLLQPALAVVFAMIILGERPTSAQLLGCVVVIAAVAVVAFEPRRLGTRSSGSGPTPVDVGDDARTARWRRLRGRRATGIRPVEIIESDSAAPAKRL, via the coding sequence ATGGCCTTCCGTTCCCCGTCGCGCACGCTCGCCCCGCACACCCCGGCAACCCCGACCTCCGCGACGGGGGCACCCACCGTCCGCCCCGGGCTCGACCCGCGTCTCATCGCCGCCGCCGGTGCGGCCTCGATCTCACTCACCGCGGTGTTCACCAAGCTCGTGGACGCCTCCACGGCCACGGTCGTGTTCTACCGTTGCCTGCTCGCGGTGCTGCCACTCGCGTTCCTCGCCTACGCCGAGATCCGCCGGAACGGCACGCCGTCGCGCCGCACCGTCGCCTTGCATGCCCTCGGCGGAGTGTTCCTCGGTCTCGATTTCGCGCTGTGGACGCAGTCGATCGCGATGATCGGCGCAGGCATCGCGACCATCCTCAACAACGTGCAGGTGCTCGTCGTGCCGCTGCTGGCCTGGGCGTTCTTCCGGGACAAGATCCCGATGCGGTTCGTCATCTCGGTTCCGGTGATGTTCCTCGGCATCGCACTGGCAGGCGGGGTGCTCGGCGGCGAATCCGCCGCGGGCTCCGATCCGCTCGCCGGCACCGCGCTGGGCCTGCTCTCCGGCGTCGCGTTCGCCGGGTACATCATCATCATCGGCCGCACGGGCAAGGCGAGCGGCGGCGGGGCCAACTCGCAGGTGCTCGTCGCCACGATCACCGCCGGCATGGTCGGCACCGCGTTCGGCACCGCGTGGGGCGGCATCGATTTCACGCCCGGCTGGGGCGCCATCGGCTGGCTCGCCGCGCTGGCCCTGGTCGGCCAGGTGCTCGGCTGGGTGCTGCTGGGCGCGTCGTTGCCCAAGCTGCCGTCGCAAGTGGGCGCGTCGATGCTGCTGCTCCAGCCCGCCCTCGCCGTCGTGTTCGCCATGATCATCCTGGGCGAGCGGCCCACGTCCGCCCAGCTGCTCGGCTGCGTCGTCGTGATCGCGGCGGTGGCGGTGGTGGCCTTCGAGCCGCGGCGCCTCGGAACCCGCAGCTCCGGGTCCGGGCCCACCCCCGTCGACGTCGGGGACGACGCCCGTACCGCCCGCTGGCGCCGTCTGCGGGGCCGCCGCGCCACCGGCATCCGGCCCGTCGAGATCATCGAATCGGACAGCGCCGCCCCGGCGAAGAGGCTCTGA
- a CDS encoding helix-turn-helix domain-containing protein, with protein MAEGDKRRPTLGELIRTQREMASLPMRRLAEMVGISNPYLSQIERNLRAPSDKVLEAIAENLKLSSELLFSTARPSDPEGQPEVVAAIRRDPDLTHAQRATLEEMYSTFRHVTVENRRRGRGTGRDAGDVGFPAKAATARDGAASGDD; from the coding sequence ATGGCAGAAGGGGACAAACGACGCCCTACCCTGGGCGAGCTCATCCGCACCCAGCGCGAGATGGCCTCGCTTCCCATGCGCCGCCTGGCGGAGATGGTGGGCATTTCCAACCCGTATCTTTCGCAGATCGAGCGGAACCTGCGCGCGCCCAGCGACAAGGTGCTCGAGGCCATCGCCGAGAACCTCAAGTTGTCCTCGGAGCTGCTGTTCAGCACGGCCCGCCCCTCCGACCCCGAGGGCCAGCCCGAGGTGGTGGCGGCGATCCGGCGCGACCCCGACCTCACGCACGCCCAGCGCGCCACGCTCGAGGAGATGTACTCGACGTTCCGGCACGTCACCGTCGAGAATCGCCGCCGCGGCCGCGGCACCGGACGGGACGCCGGCGACGTCGGCTTCCCCGCGAAGGCCGCCACCGCACGCGACGGTGCCGCATCCGGAGACGACTGA
- a CDS encoding FAD-binding oxidoreductase — protein sequence MSTAHNAAPAVASPALLDALAAQLPAGALLTDPDTTAGYRQDWAQQPDAGSPVAVVRATCTEDVQAVMRWSDAHGVPVVPRGAGTGLSGGSSAVDGCVVLSLERMRAITVDPATRTAVVQPGLLNAEVKKAVAEYGLWYPPDPSSYEICSIGGNIATNAGGLCCVKYGVTTDYVLGLHVVLADGTLVRLGGPRLKDVAGLSLTKLFVGSEGTLGVVTEITVRLIPRQDPAVTMVATFASLRAAADAVLAITRSMRPAMLEFMDKVSIGACEDYLRMDLDRDAEAMLIAQSDAPGGHAAAELDRMVAACTDSGATEVFHTDDADEGEAFCAARRAAFPAVAALGDLLFEDVGVPMTRLPELVTGIADIAARRDVTIAVVAHAGDGNTHPLIVSDAHDSAVAARAEQAFGEVIELALSMGGTITGEHGIGRMKKAWLPQYLGADEMELNRRIKTALDPQGLLNPGAVF from the coding sequence ATGTCCACCGCCCACAACGCCGCCCCGGCCGTCGCGTCGCCGGCGCTTCTCGACGCGCTCGCCGCCCAGCTGCCCGCCGGGGCGCTGCTCACCGACCCCGACACGACGGCCGGCTACCGCCAGGACTGGGCCCAGCAGCCGGACGCCGGTTCCCCCGTCGCCGTGGTCCGCGCCACCTGCACCGAGGACGTCCAGGCCGTCATGCGCTGGTCGGACGCGCACGGGGTGCCCGTGGTGCCCCGCGGCGCCGGCACCGGCCTGTCCGGCGGGTCCAGCGCTGTCGACGGCTGCGTAGTGCTCAGCCTGGAGAGGATGCGCGCCATCACCGTCGACCCGGCCACCCGCACCGCCGTGGTGCAGCCGGGCCTGCTCAACGCGGAGGTCAAGAAGGCCGTCGCCGAGTACGGGCTGTGGTATCCGCCGGACCCGTCGTCGTACGAGATCTGCTCCATCGGCGGCAACATCGCCACCAACGCGGGCGGGCTGTGCTGCGTCAAGTACGGCGTCACCACCGACTACGTCCTGGGCCTGCACGTGGTGCTGGCGGACGGCACGCTGGTGCGGCTCGGCGGGCCGCGGCTCAAGGACGTGGCGGGGCTGTCGCTGACCAAGCTGTTCGTGGGCTCCGAGGGCACGCTCGGAGTGGTCACGGAGATCACGGTCCGCCTCATCCCCCGTCAGGATCCGGCCGTGACGATGGTCGCGACGTTCGCGTCGCTACGCGCGGCCGCGGACGCGGTGCTGGCGATCACCCGGTCGATGCGCCCCGCGATGCTCGAGTTCATGGACAAGGTGTCGATAGGCGCCTGCGAGGACTACCTGAGGATGGACCTCGACCGCGACGCCGAGGCCATGCTCATCGCCCAATCCGACGCGCCCGGCGGGCATGCGGCCGCCGAACTCGACCGGATGGTGGCCGCGTGCACGGACTCCGGCGCCACCGAGGTGTTCCACACCGACGACGCCGACGAGGGCGAGGCGTTCTGCGCCGCCCGGCGCGCCGCGTTCCCCGCAGTGGCGGCGCTGGGCGATCTGCTGTTCGAGGACGTGGGCGTGCCGATGACCCGGCTTCCCGAGCTGGTCACCGGCATCGCGGACATCGCCGCCCGGCGCGACGTGACGATCGCCGTCGTCGCCCACGCCGGCGACGGCAACACGCATCCGCTGATCGTGTCCGACGCGCACGACTCCGCCGTGGCCGCACGCGCCGAGCAGGCCTTCGGCGAGGTGATCGAGCTGGCACTGTCGATGGGCGGCACGATCACCGGCGAGCACGGCATCGGGCGCATGAAGAAGGCGTGGCTGCCGCAGTACCTGGGCGCGGACGAGATGGAGCTCAACCGCCGCATCAAGACGGCGCTCGACCCTCAAGGCCTGCTCAACCCCGGCGCGGTGTTCTGA
- a CDS encoding nitroreductase family deazaflavin-dependent oxidoreductase, translating to MVDTPRDDEQDGSDTDRGKQDGTGAEHGGAAARPTPPATPVVAPHWLPRVNRRFTNRIQGAWAPYLPPWAVILHVGRRSGRSYETPVLAFRHHGSVSVALPYGARADWVRNVVAAQGCRMRRRGKIVELTHPRIVTDGAGSDLPRPVRMVAGRVAVLVLDETAPPN from the coding sequence ATGGTCGACACGCCGCGCGACGATGAGCAGGACGGCAGCGACACGGACCGCGGCAAGCAGGACGGCACCGGCGCCGAACATGGCGGGGCGGCCGCGCGTCCGACGCCGCCCGCCACCCCCGTCGTCGCCCCGCACTGGCTGCCCCGGGTGAACCGGCGGTTCACCAACCGGATCCAGGGCGCGTGGGCGCCGTATCTGCCACCATGGGCGGTGATCCTGCATGTCGGCCGCCGCAGCGGGCGGTCCTACGAGACGCCGGTGCTGGCGTTTCGCCACCACGGGTCGGTCAGCGTGGCCCTCCCGTACGGTGCGCGGGCGGACTGGGTGCGCAACGTCGTCGCGGCACAGGGCTGCCGGATGCGGCGCCGCGGCAAGATCGTCGAGCTGACGCACCCCCGCATCGTCACCGACGGCGCCGGCAGTGACCTGCCGCGGCCGGTGCGCATGGTCGCCGGCCGCGTCGCCGTCCTGGTGTTGGACGAGACGGCCCCGCCCAACTGA
- a CDS encoding shikimate 5-dehydrogenase produces MPGGHAPPPPADPGVHRLDRHTRLCISLAARPSDVGTRFHNFLYAELGLNFVYKAFTTGDLAGAVTGIRALGIRGCGVSMPYKQDVLPMLDQVHASAGAIGAVNTIVNDDGRLTGYNTDVLAVQALLPDGAGRSALVAGSGGMAAAVVAALRRAGFDDVVIAARNEGTGRALAARFSARWIPDSDEHRADVLVNATPIGMAAADGAAQDPAFPRAAVSAAHTVVDVVASPPRTPLIALAERCGAETVTGDAVMALQAAEQFRLYTGIRPGDEQVRRAREYSRRT; encoded by the coding sequence ATGCCCGGCGGGCACGCCCCGCCGCCGCCCGCCGATCCGGGCGTGCACAGGCTCGACCGCCACACGCGTCTGTGCATCTCGCTGGCGGCGCGGCCCAGCGACGTCGGCACCCGGTTCCACAACTTCCTCTATGCGGAGCTGGGGCTGAACTTCGTCTACAAAGCGTTCACGACGGGCGACCTCGCCGGCGCCGTGACGGGGATCCGCGCGCTCGGCATCCGCGGGTGCGGGGTGTCGATGCCCTACAAGCAGGACGTCCTGCCGATGCTCGACCAGGTGCACGCGTCGGCCGGGGCGATCGGTGCGGTGAACACCATCGTCAACGACGACGGCAGGCTCACCGGCTACAACACCGACGTGCTCGCCGTGCAGGCGCTGCTGCCCGACGGCGCCGGACGCAGCGCGCTCGTCGCGGGCAGCGGGGGCATGGCGGCGGCCGTGGTGGCGGCGCTGCGCCGCGCCGGGTTCGACGACGTCGTCATCGCCGCTCGCAACGAGGGGACGGGCCGGGCGCTGGCCGCGCGCTTTTCCGCCCGATGGATCCCCGACAGCGACGAGCACCGGGCGGACGTGCTCGTCAACGCCACGCCCATCGGCATGGCCGCGGCGGACGGGGCTGCGCAGGATCCGGCATTCCCACGCGCCGCGGTGTCGGCCGCGCATACCGTGGTGGACGTGGTGGCGTCGCCGCCGCGCACCCCGCTGATCGCGCTGGCCGAGCGGTGCGGCGCGGAAACGGTCACAGGCGACGCGGTGATGGCGCTGCAGGCGGCCGAGCAGTTCCGGCTGTACACGGGCATCCGCCCAGGCGACGAGCAGGTACGCCGCGCGCGGGAGTACTCGCGCCGCACGTGA